In the Xiphias gladius isolate SHS-SW01 ecotype Sanya breed wild chromosome 7, ASM1685928v1, whole genome shotgun sequence genome, GGTTCACCTACGGCTCCTGGACCTACAACGGCAACCAGCTGGATATCCTGAACGCCATGGACAGTGCTGACCTGGCTGACCTGGTGGAAAATGTCGAGTGGGAGGTGCTGGGCATGCCGGCCAAGCGGAACATTATTCTGTATGGCTGCTGTGCTGACCCTTACCCGGATGTGACCTACACACTGAAACTGAAGAGAAGAGCTTCCTTTTATGTCTTCAACTTGCTCATACCATGTGTGATGATCTCTTTTCTGGCTCCACTGGGCTTCTACCTGCCCGCTGACTCTGGAGAGAAGGTGTCTTTGGGAGTCACCGTGATGCTGGCCCTCACTGTCTTTCAGCTGCTGGTTGCAGAGATCATGCCACCCTCTGAGAATGTACCTCTTATTGGTAAGGTCAATAAAATGGGGTCAAATCCCAACCTGTGTGATGACTGTAAGTTGCAACGCTGTATGTTGATTTCCTTATCTTATTTTCTTCCACAGGAAAGTATTACATTGCAACCATGACCATGATCACAACCTCCACCGCCCTGACCATCTTCATCATGAACATACACCACTGTGGCCCAGATGCCAAGCCTGTTCCCAAGTGGGCCAAGAAGGTCATTCTGCAGTACATGGCCAGAATGTGCTTTGTTTATGAAGTCGGGGAAAACTGCATGTCGCCACAGCCGGAGAAACAGGAGCCTCCGCCTGTAAAGAACACCAACTGCACCATGAACGGTCAGGCAGGGCCAGACAGAGAGGACTGTGTCTTCAAAACGGAGAGAGGACAAGAGGCAGTGACCGCAGAGGAGAGCGAAGAAATGGATCAGATGATGAGTCCGATCGGCTCAATGGGGAAGAACCCCACCAACTACTACAGCACGTGGAAAAATGGCATGTTCATGAGCATGGACTGCGGAGATGCGGGGGGTCCGAGGAGATGCAGGAAGGGAGGTGTGAGTGAcgcagagagaaaagacagagaggtttCTTGCCACACCCAAGGCAATGAGAGGCAGCTGCTGCGTAACATTGAATACATAGCCAACTGTTACAGAGATCAGAGGGCCACGCAGAAAAGGACTGGGGAGTGG is a window encoding:
- the chrna10a gene encoding neuronal acetylcholine receptor subunit alpha-10a gives rise to the protein MKRWRIQTLFRLFLCVGILPTCWCAHGKYAQKLLNDLFTNYTSALRPVEDTNTILNVTLQITLSQIIDMDERNQILTAYLWIRQVWVDAHLKWNKDDYDGLDTIRIPSSYVWRPDIVLYNNADDHFTGPMDTNVVIRHDGQIIWDSPAITKSSCKVDVSFFPFDAQQCRFTYGSWTYNGNQLDILNAMDSADLADLVENVEWEVLGMPAKRNIILYGCCADPYPDVTYTLKLKRRASFYVFNLLIPCVMISFLAPLGFYLPADSGEKVSLGVTVMLALTVFQLLVAEIMPPSENVPLIGKYYIATMTMITTSTALTIFIMNIHHCGPDAKPVPKWAKKVILQYMARMCFVYEVGENCMSPQPEKQEPPPVKNTNCTMNGQAGPDREDCVFKTERGQEAVTAEESEEMDQMMSPIGSMGKNPTNYYSTWKNGMFMSMDCGDAGGPRRCRKGGVSDAERKDREVSCHTQGNERQLLRNIEYIANCYRDQRATQKRTGEWKKVAKVLDRFFMWIFFIMVFFMSLLIMGKAI